The following coding sequences lie in one Lolium perenne isolate Kyuss_39 chromosome 2, Kyuss_2.0, whole genome shotgun sequence genomic window:
- the LOC127332629 gene encoding uncharacterized protein: MRMPWSTKVAPDTPGVKLAAFTERDEILNDEFDKEFPVLVRVTAPATFDATDVDFVAVLDMSASMTRERLQNVKKAMLAVIKDLGPRDRFSMLSFSSEVQSRTELTEMSLNGKEAASSMVQNLVTGGKTDMGAALQQAAKILKGRKMHDCINRECLTVFISAGKDDSVYTKPINHGFPVHTIGLDTEHDPKVMDHIAQNTCGTYSYIYRDMDAMGSTLKELIQVQRSVIARNAEIKLQTQDGVTISSIKSGGHKNCVTNSKQSVIEISRLYASQVSDFIVYLTVMKGKTLTMAEKFKTGGGGSKMQLMTVSITNVSADPVVVSVKRPEISYGAKYCPLVAAELYRLALVLAISTLAEPTADGLQKIRNKYLTPQQHRMYSKWEFQKDILEMQKGISDANKHKMQGLPYMLSWLSSHNWQRPTAKGSPHMSDNFLPRSTMQQQHQQQQQQQQQQYHRQQKHHQQTMFTEILLLLPCAISALVIFVLAVFLGLHTAILSLMQSLHLRILSITGTTVINHIMQYLYSAVMYSSILGAFSSFIPSGITSSIPVLQQKAEGVDKEDIKVFTNTFLREGANMAANPKTCEGTAGILSGKITVQGGFVFTS; this comes from the exons ATGCGTATGCCTTGGAGCACCAAG GTGGCACCTGATACCCCGGGAGTAAAGTTAGCAGCTTTCACAGAACGTGATGAGATTCTAAATGATGAGTTTGACAAGGAATTTCCTGTGCTAGTACGCGTTACAGCACCAGCCACATTCGACGCCACAGACGTCGATTTTGTGGCAGTGCTTGACATGAGCGCAAGCATGACAAGAGAGAGGCTTCAGAATGTGAAGAAAGCCATGCTAGCCGTGATAAAAGATCTTGGCCCGAGAGATCGTTTCTCTATGCTGTCATTCAGTAGCGAAGTGCAGAGCCGTACAGAACTCACTGAAATGTCTCTTAATGGTAAAGAAGCTGCAAGCTCTATGGTCCAAAATTTAGTCACCGGGGGGAAGACTGACATGGGTGCAGCACTGCAGCAAGCTGCAAAA ATTCTGAAGGGCAGGAAAATGCATGACTGCATCAACCGCGAATGCTTAACTGTCTTCATCTCGGCCGGCAAAGATGATTCGGTCTACACAAAGCCAATCAACCATGGGTTCCCGGTTCACACCATTGGTTTAGATACCGAACATGACCCTAAGGTAATGGACCACATCGCTCAAAACACATGTGGCACATACTCTTATATATACAGGGATATGGATGCTATGGGGTCTACTCTCAAGGAGTTGATCCAGGTCCAGCGATCTGTCATCGCAAGGAATGCCGAGATCAAGTTACAGACTCAGGACGGTGTCACAATATCGTCAATCAAGTCTGGTGGCCACAAGAACTGTGTCACTAATAGCAAGCAGTCTGTAATTGAGATCAGCCGCCTGTATGCTAGTCAGGTCAGCGATTTCATCGTCTACCTCACAGTCATGAAGGGGAAGACGCTGACTATGGCGGAGAAATTTAAAACAGGCGGGGGTGGTAGCAAGATGCAGCTGATGACCGTCAGCATTACAAATGTTTCTGCTGATCCGGTGGTTGTGTCAGTCAAACGGCCAGAAATAAGCTATGGTGCTAAGTATTGTCCTCTGGTTGCAGCGGAACTTTACCGCCTTGCACTGGTGCTTGCTATCTCTACCCTGGCAGAGCCTACTGCGGATGGTTTGCAGAAAATACGGAATAAGTACCTCACACCTCAACAGCACCGCATGTACAGCAAGTGGGAGTTCCAGAAAGATATCTTGGAAATGCAGAAGGGTATTTCGGATGCCAACAAGCACAAGATGCAGGGCCTTCCATACATGCTCTCGTGGCTATCGTCTCACAATTGGCAGCGTCCAACAGCCAAGGGATCACCACATATGTCTGATAATTTCTTACCAAGAAGTACAatgcaacaacaacaccaacaacagcagcagcaacaacaacaacaatatcaTCGGCAACAAAAACATCATCAACAAACAATGTTTACAGAAATATTACTATTGCTTCCCTGTGCCATATCAGCTTTGGTCATTTTTGTTCTGGCTGTCTTTTTGGGTCTCCATACTGCAATACTGAGCCTGATGCAATCCCTGCACCTGAGGATATTGTCCATCACCGGGACAACGGTTATAAACCATATCATGCAGTATTTGTACTCG GCGGTGATGTACTCAAGCATCCTCGGAGCATTTTCCTCGTTTATCCCGTCAGGAATTACCTCATCAATCCCTGTTCTCCAGCAGAAAGCTGAGGGAGTAGACAAAGAG GATATTAAGGTTTTCACCAATACCTTTCTTCGAGAGGGTGCCAACATGGCTGCAAATCCAAAGACTTGTGAAGGAACAGCTGGCATATTAAGCGGCAAAATTACAGTGCAAGGCGGTTTTGTTTTCACAAGCTAA